In Patagioenas fasciata isolate bPatFas1 chromosome 2, bPatFas1.hap1, whole genome shotgun sequence, a single window of DNA contains:
- the EXOG gene encoding LOW QUALITY PROTEIN: nuclease EXOG, mitochondrial (The sequence of the model RefSeq protein was modified relative to this genomic sequence to represent the inferred CDS: inserted 1 base in 1 codon), with translation MAGGPGGGACXGSAAPRILPGPALPAMAAFPRHRRFLGGFVCGAAAGAAASCWAAWRLLRSQSQSEPGPGRALQEEPVEESLLEKYGFPEAGTETRCYTNHALSYDQAKRVPRWVIEHISKQKTLGNADRRHCKFRPDPNIPLMFSAVNEDYLGSGWSRGHMAPAGDNKFSTRAMAETFYLSNIVPQNYENNAGFWNRMEMYCRELTERFEDVWVVSGPLTLPQTNDDGKKSVTYQVIGKDDVAVPSHLYKVILARRSRTSTEPLVLGAFVVPNDPIGFSHQLTEFQVNIEDLEKMSGLVFFPQVDKTKDVKNICEVDTCKLMGFKEFTLYITARKVQSARTLHRLEKAMSELREAGIEPDEYLVKLHKKKEEELMQEKQIAAREGKAG, from the exons ATGGCGGGCGGGCCGGGAGGGGGCGCTT GGGGCAGCGCGGCTCCGCGGAtcctccccggcccggccctgcccgccatGGCCGCTTTTCCCCGCCACCGCCGCTTTCTGGGCGGTTTCGTctgcggggccgcggcgggcGCTGCCGCATCGTGCTGGGCTGCGTGGCGGCTCCTCCGCAGCCAGAGCCAGTCGGAGCCGGGCCCCGGGCGGGCCCTGCAGGAGG aaCCAGTGGAAGAGTCTCTGCTGGAAAAATATGGATTCCCTGAAGCTGGAACAGAGACCAGATGTTACACAAATCATGCACTGTCTTATGACCAAGCAAAACGGGTGCCTCGGTGGGTGATTGAACATATTTCGAAACAGAAGACACtgg GCAATGCAGACCGAAGACACTGTAAATTCCGACCAGATCCTAACATCCCTCTGATGTTTAGTGCTGTCAATGAAGACTACCTTGGGAGCGGATGGTCACGAGGACACATGGCACCAGCAGGAGATAACAAATTTTCAACA AGAGCTATGGCCGAAACGTTTTATCTGTCTAACATCGTGCCTCAGAATTATGAAAATAATGCTGGATTTTGGAACAG AATGGAAATGTATTGTCGGGAATTGACCGAGAGATTTGAGGATGTTTGGGTAGTTTCTGGACCTCTGACCTTGCCTCAAACAAATGATGATGGAAAGAAGAGTGTTACTTATCAG GTGATTGGAAAGGACGATGTAGCTGTGCCATCCCACCTCTACAAGGTCATCCTTGCCAGACGGAGCAGAACGTCTACAGAGCCCTTGGTACTGggggcttttgtggtgcccaatgATCCCATCGGCTTCAGTCACCAGCTGACCGAATTCCAAGTGAATATTGAAGACCTGGAAAAAATGTCGGGTTTAGTTTTCTTCCCCCAGGTGGACAAAACCAAAGATGTGAAAAATATCTGTGAGGTGGATACCTGTAAACTGATGGGATTCAAGGAATTTACGCTGTACATCACTGCTCGAAAAGTGCAGAGTGCCCGTACGTTGCACCGCTTGGAGAAAGCCATGTCAGAGCTGAGGGAAGCAGGAATTGAGCCTGATGAGTATCTTGTAAAGCTTcacaagaagaaggaagaagaattaATGCAGGAAAAACAAATAGCAGCTAGAGAGGGGAAAGCTGGCTGA